The region atatatatatatatatatgttttttactttatatatatatttttactttatatatatatctacttatatattatatacttatatttatatatatatttactttatatatattttttactttatatatatatttatttatatatataccttcTGTTATATAAGGGGTCACTGGGAGGATGGACCGTCATTTACCGCCATACTCGTGGGAACacatatgaaaaacaaaacaaacaaccGGCCTGCTAAACCTATGACGACTGAAACCGCTACACAACGGAAAAGACgattgaaaaaggaaaaacaaaaacaaaaattggaaaaggaaaaacaaaaacttcCTACGAGTTATGCGATAGCAATGGAAAGACACAGAGTTCTTCTTCATAGATGAAATATCGATGGTTTCCTATGAAATGCTCTGTATGATTGACTCACTGCTGAAGCAACTGAAGAACAATAATGATCTATTCGGCGGAATAAACGTCCTACTGGTCGGAGATCTGATGCAGTTGCCATCAGTAAGAGGAAAGCAAGTGTTTAATCAGCCTGATAGAATGATACTTGCTACACACCTATGGCGCCTGTTCACACTGATAGAATTGGCTGAGAACATGAGACAACAAGGCGATACAACATTCATTGAAGTCCTGAATGCTCTACGGGTTGGTGAACTTCGAGAACGACATATGGACATCCTAATGAAGAAAGTCACCACAGAAGCCAATGGTGAATTCTCTGTAGAGAAAGCGTTGCGCATATACCCGACTAACAAGAAAGTCGATGAACATAATCAAGCTGTCCTGGCACATTTCAAAGCAAAGAACACTGAAATGTATAAGATCAGAGCTCAGGACAGACTTGTGGATGGTCCAGATAACAACATCGACTACGACAAGATAACTCCTACCGACATCAATAAGACAGCTGCCCTTCCAAGAGAGCTAGAGATATTCGTAGGTGCAAAGGTCATGCTGAGATCCAACATCGATATCTCCAAGGGCTTAGTCAACGGTGCAATTGGCTTTATCATAGAAATTATATGGCCCTACTTCCGAAGAGCGCAAACACATGCAACAGATGTACCATCAATAAGAATTGACTTCGGTAGAGACGGTATACACATCATTGAGCCGATATCGAAGCAATTCCAAGCGAAACGAAATGCCGGAATAATCGAGAGAAGAATGCTACCTATAGTGCTATCGTGGGCTTCAACTGTACACAAGATGCAAGGCAGTACAGTAAACTATGCAGTGATTGACCTAGGATCTGATTTGTTCGCAGAAGGTCAGGCATATGTTGCACTAAGTCGAGTGAGATCTCTGGATGGCCTACAGATACAGGAATTGGACACAGTGTTATAAAATGGGTTCTAACCTTGACTTTCTGACCCGAGAAAACCCTTTTGTGGAATGATAGCCCACACTATGGGAATCACTTGGATATAAGTATTAAAATCAGATTACAACGTCCTGGCAAGTTATTGACAGGGCCGTACCgaacggggggggggggggagtgaaaatgaaaaaaacaaattttaccgacaagatttttttttaccgacaagatttttttttttttagaagccaAATTTCAGTTTTAACTGACATAAACCATAATTTTCGAGTTTTCCGTCAAAAACCGACAGAATATAGTACAAAATATAGGTTATTCCAATAAATATGAACTAGGGAAACAAAAAGACATATTCTGAGAGTTTATCGTGtatctaaaatgaaaattatgctttaaaataaatatttaggttCCTCATCAGCTAGAAAACTATTTCCTCCAAACACATCAATTAGTATAAAAGAACTTGTTCAAGTTCAGGCAATCACAGGGCTTTCAAACAATGACATCAAGAGACTAGCTGCTACAATTAATCAGTCAACTTCACAACATATTGTTGAGAAAAACTATGCTGTAAAATTTGATGCAGTTAGTAAGCAGCTTTCTCACCATTTCACGAGTTCATTGATTAAAGATCATGCTAAATGTGGAAGGACTGTCATTCATTGCAAGGACTTCAAAGAGCTTAAAAATGAACTCATTTCTATGAGAAGCACATCAAACAATCATATTGTGAAAGTTGGAATTGACGGTGGGGCAGGATTCCTGAAAGTAAGCCTTGGAATTATTGAATTAAATCGTAAACCTAACACTCCCCCAGCAAAACTCAATTGCACATACAAGTTTTTCAAGGACATTGGAGTTAAGCGGCAACTTATTATTGCTGTCTCTGAAGACCTGCAAGAAAACTACTCAAATGTGTCTCAAATTTTCGAATTGATCAATATGAGAGACCAAGATTTTGTTTTGTCCTGTGACCTAAAACTGGCAAATGTAATTTGTGGTCTCCAAGCACACTCAAGTGCACACCCTTGCACCTGATGTGAGTCAAGTGCAAAGGACCTTTTAAATCAAGGAAAATTAAGAACTTTCCAATCTCTTGATCAGAATGTCTCACTTTTCAATGCAGCAGGATCAAACATCAAAAGAGCTCGTCATTACATGAATGTTGTTCATTCTCCTGTAATTGATCTTGCTGGTGGCACATTAGTTTTGGACTTCATACCGCCAATGGAGTTGCATCTCCTTATTGGTGTTTTCAATCATCTCTTTGCTGCCCTACTAAAAGTTTTCCCTCAAGGAACTCTTTGGACTGATTCACTGCACATTAAACAACAGCCTTATCATGGAGGGCATTTTGCAGGAAATGAGTGCAGGAAGctgctaaaaaatattgatcttCTTCAATCTATTGTCGAGAAACACTCATGTATGCTGCAATACCATTAGTTGATGTATTTCGAAAATTCAATGCAGTAGTCTCTGCCTGTTTTGGATGCGTTCTTGATCCAAGTTATGTACAAAAAATTGAAGCTTTCAGAGTGGCTTATGTGGCACTGCAAAATGTTTCTGTGACACCAAAGGTTCATGCTGTATTTTTTCATGTGAAAGATTTCATTGACAAACACGGCCAAGCTCTCGGACTTTACTCAGAACAAGCAACAGAGGCAATGCATCACAACTTTCTAGTGCATTGGCAAAGGTACAAACGACCTAACCATCATCCTGAATACAGTAAAAAGTTGCAATGCTGCCTTGGGGACTTTAATAGTAAACATTGCTTGTGAAAAGAGCCATTTTAGAATGATTTTTTCTTgtattagaatatttattttaaagcataattttcattttagataCACGATAAACTCTCAGAATATGTCTTTTTGTTTCCCTAGTTCATATTTATTGGAATAACCTATATTTTGTACTATATTCTGTCGGTTTTTGACGGAAAACTCGAAAATTATAGTTTATGTCAGTTAAAACTGAAATTtggcttctaaaaaaaaaaaaaaaaatcttgtcggtaaaatttgtcttttttcattttttaccccccccccccacgtctTTGTCGTTCGGTACGGCCCTGTCAATAACTTGCCAGGACGTTGTAATCTGATTTTAATACTTATATCCAAGTGATCCCCATAGTGTGGGCTATCATTCCACAAAAGGGTTTTCTCGGGTTAGAAAGTCAAGGTTAGAACCCATTTTATAACACTGTGTGGACTATGCCTGCCGGATTGTAGCAATattcaaattgaaaaatatatgtgatcttttctaaatatatgtgatcttttctaaatatatattcaatcattttcaaatatatattcaatctttttcaaatatatttaatctttttcaaatatatttaatctttttcaaatatattcaatctttttcaaatatattcaatctttttcaaatatattcaatcttttttcaaatatactcaatctttttcaaatatactcaatctttttcaaatatatattcaatattcCTGGGGAGAACGCGGGCAATCGGCTTTTGGTTGAACAAAACAttgtcaacatttaaaaatactttaataatattatttatagaaaaagcgTGTAGTTATAAAAAGCAGTTATACTTATACCGATATGGATAGTTTTAGCAAAGTTGCATCTTTGTTAGAGGAAGCTTCTATTCTTCTTCGCACAAATCAAAGCACAAATATCAGCAGGCCACAATCGGAACTCACAATAACCTCCACATTACAAAGAGCTAGAGGAATGCTCAATGAAAGTGGCTCATCGGGTATTTTTAGGCGCCTTAATAGAAACGATAGATTAAGGTCGTCAGCACCATACAGTAGCAATATAGGCAACCACATAGGcaatcaaaataaatcaaagaaaatgACAAAAACATTAGAATTTGCACTAATTTCATCTACAGAAAATGATGAAGAACATTTCCTAAAATAGGATTCTGTAATTGCAAATGGAATTTTGATTATCAATGAATTCGATAGTGAACAAATAATAAGAGAGAAAATAAAGGAGTCGTTGCATGAAAAATTTCCTTTGCTGGGTTCACAAGAATTCGATTTTGTTAAAGTATCacgaaaaaaaatatcaaaattaaataaatgctCAAATATTGATTACTCATAtgatgttgtaaaaaaactagCTGGACAAGGGCTTTTATATTTACAGCTAAAAGAACGATGCAATGATCATCAAATGATCATTCCAACGGAAGTTATTGAAATTCCATCAGCTTCAGTTGTATCAAAAAGTTCACAACTAATACCTGAACTATTGATCTTCTTGATCTATTGATCAAGAAGATGTTAATGAAGTTGATATACAGGAAATAAAAGAACTTACATCAGCTTCATTTGTAGCAAAAGGTTcagttgataaaaatatatatattgaaattgattttgaaaaccaaaaaattaaggaaattaaagaaaataatcttCAGGATCCAATAGAAATTTTAAGGTTTCTTCAAAAAACAATGATCAAGGGCAGAGTTCAAGATATAGAAAACATTGATGAAAACACGGATAAAGATTCTGAGACAAACTTTATTTGTATCGAtcgacaaaatattttaatgtcaaCATTTGCTGAATTAGAATccgttgaaaattttttaattacatttgaaGTTGACTTTATGGGAGAACTAGCTAAGGATTATGGTGGTCCAAGGAGAGAGTGGATACGAGAATGCAATAGAATGATTAAAGAGAGATTATTTGATAGTGGTTTGAGAGAACTCTTTGCTGAGGAATATTACTTTGTAGGATTGTTACTTGGTATTGCACTCTTTCAAGGAGGGCAGCTACCAACATATTTACCAGACAGCATCATTATTAAGATCACCGAAAATACAGCAGATATTTGTATATCTAATATACAAAAAggtttaaacaagtttaatttgATAAGGTTTTTCAAAGAGTTTCCACAATTACTTGAATTATTAAGACCTTCAAAAGTACAATTCACAgcaaaaatgcttttaaaattattaaagccAAAATTTTCATCAGAAGGGTCGACAgctttagttaaagaaaaagagattTATTCTATGTTTGTGAAATATGTCAGagaggtaattttttttaaaatgtaaaacattgaTCACTGTGATGTTTTAGatgttacatataatatattatttaggttGCCAGTGGTAGAAGAGAGTGTGTTTCATTGGCAAATATTCTTTCTTTCGTCACCGGAGCTTCAGAAGAGCCTCTACTTGGGTTTGCATTGCAGCCGTCTGTTGAATTTATTCCTACTATTGAAGCTGATGAAAAAGTAAAAGatctattatatttaataaaatagtagtatttaactgaaagattttgctcatactgaaaataaatatcggaataatttatttcattcaaatttagtttgttatcggaaactaaattataatttgaaagatgtatattattaaaatattatttttatagtctGTCAAGTCATGTTATCCAGCTACTGGTAATATGTAATCTAGTACAACCTGATTCATGTTAACATCAGGAAGGgcatttaattgtaaaaatgttgctttaacTTTTCTATAATGGTTTTTAAGTGTCACTATGAagtggtttggatggttcttcACAGTTTATGGTTTTTAGATTTCTTCATAATACAAAacttgcaaaattaaaaaacgtaaaaaagggCAACTTTGGCCCTGCATGTTTCTGCATGACTTTGTTtcacaatatatattttgttttaaaatgtttatattctCTACCATAACAGTGTTCCCACAGTCCTGCAATGTCCGGGACTAGTATCCTAGAAAGTCCTgggattttactttttttttctcaaaaatccTGGAAAAGCCCAGGAATTTTTAAAGTGTAGGGGAAGTTCGTGTACCTAGGGCCACGTATTTTCAACGTCAAAGTTTAATGCTCCGCACTTgtctaaaaattgtaaaactgaTATGATCAAATGTATATACCAATTACTTTCTATTGATATAAGtataatgacttaaataaaaaagttccgCCCTATATAGAGgggtttgaaaaaaattggcCATAGGTACAgtgagcttttttttaattgtatccaATTTAATTGTTGACCAATTGTGGTCAATTTTTAATTGGCCACCAGCTATTGTACCTAGGATAATTTAGGTGCAAAGTGGGACAAAACCACCCCAGTTTACTTTAATTAGTGTGATTTCTATAATAagctaaaaacataaacaaaaataatttgcaagatcttgaaatttttaataaatatgcaaAAATGTGTGTAAAAAAACTCCATGCTTGGATTTATGatgtaatttttcaaaaaatatttgaaggttattttcataaaaaattgtttttttaaataaaaataataaaactagaCATTCTTAAGTGTTGcaagttataataatatttttatttttgttcatttatagGATCAGAAGACACATGaagcatatatgtatataccaACTGCACATACTTGCTCTAATTGTTTAGTTTTGCCGTGAGGCTCGCTGTTATGCAAGCTTCCAGCTAATAACGACCTTTTTGATGTTTATGACATGGCAtttactaataacttttttggaaCAATATGATTTTGCAATATGTTTGATGATATTTTTACATGTTCATATATGAAGTCTTACcaagtaatatataatatttgagaGAAAcgctaatctttttttttccaagtcTCTGGTTTACcctctaaaaatattaagagaCCGTCTAGAACgaatgcaaaaatttaaaaagtaaccCTATTATGGATAATTTCCATTTAGTAGCAAATGAATATATTGCTTGATTTGAATATAGGCTCAAAACGAATTACatggaagtaaaaaaatatagtactctcgagtccttaataAACAACCCCCCCCCCATTTCCACTGTGCCGTTTATTCCCACCCCACTTGTATTCTGGACTCGAGAGTATAGATACAAAGGATTCTATTCAGTAGAAACTATTCTGTAGACATTAACGAGCAgctaatacaaaataaaatagatcAAGAAGTTAAATTCAtctgaaattataaataagattCAAATTTTTCCACCACAAGTGCTAAGGCTTCTATGTAAATGTCGATTGCCATTTCAGTGGATTCTTTAGACATATCTATTGAATTTCTGACGAATGCTTCAATATCAATTCTATTCGGAATACTAACTGAGTTAATAACAACATTGTTTAAATCGTGAGATAAAGGGCCGTCAACATCTACTCCATagatattaaaatcatttatatcattttcagtTTCATCTCTTGACATAGGATTGTCAATATTTATCATTCCCATAGTCCATATTTGATTGGGAGTCCAATTTTCTTCTGTAGATAAACGATGGTCGTTGTACATAAGTTTAAACTCTTTCAAGGAAAGATTTATTCTTTCTAAATAAACTATATGCAGTGTGAACATGTGAATTGGATTTTCAATATCTAAAATACCGCTCTGTTCCATAGcataaaaagtgtaataaaaaggTAACACGACGCATCGAAACACATCTCTCCATAACCTCTCTATTCTTTGATTTCTTGTGGAAGATCCAGCTAAAAAACTCCCTCTGCCATGACCTCTTCTTGCAATCGTTTCATCACATATAAGAACATTTTCTACCCCAAAGTCTACTCTTATTCTTGAAGGCGTTGAAAACTCGCTTGtcgcatttaaaaaaagatttaacaccGTTTCTGCTAAATTATTTGTATTGGCTTCCAAAAACATTACTTTCCTTGATTTACCATCAATGCACCCATGTATTACGAATTTCCAACGAATTAGAGAGTGATGTCCATCATTATATACCATAAAGAATTTGGCCATGGTACATAATAAGATCGCCTTCTAACCAATGCTCCCCATCGCAATGCAGTATTCCTATGATCCACTCTGTTTAAACTAGAGCGGATTCTTCTTCTTTGTATATGGTAACCTTTTGATCTAAAATAACCAGATAATAATGGTTCCCCTGTTGCTACACCGTGACGAGATATGTATTCAGCTATAAATCTGTCTATTTCGTGGTCATTGATGTTGCTAAAACGAcctgttttgtttaaattaagttCATTTACTCTGCGATGAACTGTCCAACGTGAAACACCTAAACCTTCGATGCAACATTCCAAGAAAAACCCAAACACTTAAATTCTTTTAGAACATTTTTTGGAATTTCGTACTTTGGCCTTCCAGGGGTTTTACTATATAACACATTAATATTGATACTGCagtattttgaagatttttcatGATAATAAAGGGAAAACATTTTCCGAATctccaaaaatatatataatatactttctATTCTTTCTTTGTTGTTTAAATCACCAATAAACTCTTCATTAAAACTGTTCAATACTGGAATAAGTTGATCGATTAAATCAATATGCTGTAATAATAACGGCAAATAATCACCACAAGTGgtttttccaataaaagattCAACttcatctagaaaaaatattaaatttttatatagatctGCACCCATGTCTTTTTCAATGATTTCGGTCgccattgtttttgtttgtgcttaatttttttgtttgccaTTAATTGTAGTTATTATCCTTCTATTTACGCGCGTAAATTGCTTTATCCCAGGAATAttgaatatatttgaaaaagattgaatatatttgaaaaagattgaaTATACTTGAAAAAGattgaatatatatttgaaaaagattgaatatatatttgaaaaagattgaacatatttgaaaaagattgaatatatatttgaaaaagattgaatatatttgaaaaagattgaatacatatttagaaaatattgcatatatttttcaatttgaatATTACTACAATCCGGCAGGCATAGTGGACTGTGCCAAGCTAACTGGAAAGAAACCTTGCAACAACGACGCTTTGGCTGAGATGGAAAGACTGAGATCGATTCCATGAATGATCGGATCGCACTATAAAATGTAAGGTCCAAAAGATAGATCGTTAGATAAATCTAtcttttgcaaaaattaattgtaaaaattttttgtatgaaattttcccttctacaaaagatttaaattattactgttaatttaataaattttataaaaatatattagtaatttttccttctacaaaaattttaaaattttaaaagaacactgaattaataaaaaaaaaatttaacgtaacagtaatttttttttctacaaaagataacaaaaaaagaatttcttggCCCAATAGAATTCTGCTTGCATAAAGCAtggatttgaaaaaagaatttttttttgatttactagTTATTTGGAAGATGATAGATATATACGGCTGTTTTCCTacagttgaaaattttaaaaaattttcgtaTCCATTCAATTTATCCATTAAAGGTAAGAATCGTCAACCAAAATTCTTTGTTTTCagttcgaaaaaaaaaatttctatttagcCCAGTACTTTTTGCTTTATACATACTTTATACATACATTCTAAAATGTCATTTTGGTttgtttttgaagtattttttgttattttttaatctttaagatGATCGCTAAACACACTACATTATGAtaccatatttaaaaaactccttGATTATTTGAGTCAATAGTTTCGTCATGTCCCCTTAAGGGCAATTCGTGTACAccacaaaattttatacaatctaTAACCCTCGATAATGTGTGTCTGTTTTTGTCAACTAattcattatgtttttttatgctaAGTCTGTATCCAGCATCAATtgacaataaaatgtttgtctTTCCGTGCATTTGAAACTGCAACGAATTACCTATATGTGTTTTACTG is a window of Hydra vulgaris chromosome 15, alternate assembly HydraT2T_AEP DNA encoding:
- the LOC136092068 gene encoding ATP-dependent DNA helicase PIF1-like gives rise to the protein MLCMIDSLLKQLKNNNDLFGGINVLLVGDLMQLPSVRGKQVFNQPDRMILATHLWRLFTLIELAENMRQQGDTTFIEVLNALRVGELRERHMDILMKKVTTEANGEFSVEKALRIYPTNKKVDEHNQAVLAHFKAKNTEMYKIRAQDRLVDGPDNNIDYDKITPTDINKTAALPRELEIFVGAKVMLRSNIDISKGLVNGAIGFIIEIIWPYFRRAQTHATDVPSIRIDFGRDGIHIIEPISKQFQAKRNAGIIERRMLPIVLSWASTVHKMQGSTVNYAVIDLGSDLFAEGQAYVALSRVRSLDGLQIQELDTVL